The nucleotide window GTTCACGCCCTTCAATATTGCCGCGGTTTCTTAAATTATTTTGCGGCTGGTAGCCATTTTCAACAGCGCGGCGCATTCCCCGTCGAATTTTTGCATTATGCATACGACGCTGATACTCTTCGACAATCGCCAAAATTTCGAGCAGCATTGTATCCATTTCGTTTAATACGACAGGACCTGCATCATTCAAAGTATAAACTGTCGCTTCATATTTTTGCAGCAGGTGAAGCACTGCCATCCGGGCATTCCCTCGCCCTAAACGAGTCTCGTCCTGTACAAAGAGTGCTTTAATGCCATACTCTTTCATATAGTCGAGCATGTCGAGCAATCCGTCCCGATCGACATCATATCCGCTATGCTGATCCGTAAAAATCTCCACATCTTTATAGCCGAATGATTTGGCATATTTGGTCAGCTCCTCCTGCTGACGCACCAGTGATGTTTCTTGTGTATTTTTATCCGTGCTGACACGGCAATAAATTACTGCTTTAGTTTTTATCATTGTTCCCTCTCGCTACTTTAATCAATTGCATATCGGAGGATTCATTCAGCTGAGCAATGTATTGTGAATCTTTTTCTACAGGTACAACCAATACTTGTCCTAAAAGAACTTTTTCATCCAGCATTCCATTTTCCTTTTTCACTTCATCGATCCAATCATGCTTAGCCATTTTACCACGATATTGTTCTGCCAACGACCATAAAGTATCGCCATGTTCGATGCTTACGTGTTCGTATAATTCGATTTTATCATCCTGCATCATGAATAAAGCCATCATAAGTACAGAGAATAGTAGAAACATTGATGTGAAGCCGTTTAATTTAAATTTTTTCATTAGAAAAACCCTCTTTCGAATGTATGTTCGGAATATTTGTTCTCATAATAATACGAACATATGTTTTTGTCAACCGTTTTTTCGAACTTATGTTTGCATTCATGTTCGCATACTGCTATACTTACTTTAAGAAAAATAGCATGATAAAGAGGTGAGTTAGTTGACACAAAAAATTTCAAAACGGCAGCAAGCTATTCTAACTTTTATAAAAGAGGAAGTTCGTGCTAAAGGCTATCCGCCATCAGTTCGTGAAATTGGAGAAGCAGTAGGATTAGCTTCCAGTTCAACTGTCCACGGGCATTTAGCCCGTTTAGAAAGTAAAGGGCTTATCCGCCGTGATCCTACAAAGCCGCGTGCAATTGAAATATTGGACCAGGAAGAGATGAACGTCGCGAAACAAGGTGTCATTCATGTTCCGTTAATCGGTAAAGTTACAGCTGGTCTGCCTATTTCCGCAATCGAGGATATTCAGGAATATTTCCCGTTACCTGATGCTTACGGCTCACCGGAAGAGGAATTGTTTATGCTTGAAATCATGGGAGAATCCATGATTGAAGCAGGGATTTTAAATGGGGATTATGTTATCGTTAAAAAAACGTCTACTGCGAACAATGGAGAGATTGTTGTAGCAATGACCGAAGATGATGAAGCGACTGTCAAGCGCTTTTACAAAGAAAAAACTCATTTCCGTCTACAGCCTGAGAATAGCTCGATGGAGCCGATCATTGTCAACCAGGTTTCTATTTTAGGTAAAGTAGTCGGCCTCTACCGAAATATCCATTAATCATAAGCTTGCCGTTCTAATTGAATCGGCAAGTTTTTTATTTTGCGATGAAAGCGAACCGGCAATAGCACCGACGCCTGAGAGGTTCTTGTAAGGCCGTCCCAGCGAAAAGCATCCCAATTGAAATCAAAAAAAATGCTATTTTTCCTCTTAGAGAAAAATAGCATTTTGGGTTACGTCCCAATCTTCTTTATTATTTATTGCATGCTTCTACAAAACTGTTAAATAATCGCTGTGCATATATATCCCCGTTTGTCGCCAATTCTTCCGGATGCCATTGCACCGCGACACAATATGGATGTGCTTCATGTTCGATCCCTTCAATGATACCGTCTTTAGCAACTGCCGAAACGATGAGCCCTTCCCCAAGCTTTCCGACCGATTGATGGTGAAATGTATTAACACGGAATAAGTCTTCTTTAAAAATCTCTTTAAATTTCGGTGTCATTACTTCAACTGTATGTGCCAATTCCCCGCGCTTTGAAGGTTGTTTATGTAAAATTGTGTTTTCTACTTGTGAAGGGATATCCTGAATGATTGTTCCCCCAAATGCGACATTCATAATCTGTTGTCCTCGGCAAATACCAAGAACAGGCATTTGTCTTTTATAGGCTTCATTCATTAGTAAAAGATC belongs to Solibacillus sp. FSL W7-1436 and includes:
- a CDS encoding YneB family resolvase-like protein, which encodes MIKTKAVIYCRVSTDKNTQETSLVRQQEELTKYAKSFGYKDVEIFTDQHSGYDVDRDGLLDMLDYMKEYGIKALFVQDETRLGRGNARMAVLHLLQKYEATVYTLNDAGPVVLNEMDTMLLEILAIVEEYQRRMHNAKIRRGMRRAVENGYQPQNNLRNRGNIEGRERKEVPVQEIVQLRQKGLTFAEIATTLSGLGISISKATVHRRYIEYMERLEE
- the yneA gene encoding cell division suppressor protein YneA; amino-acid sequence: MKKFKLNGFTSMFLLFSVLMMALFMMQDDKIELYEHVSIEHGDTLWSLAEQYRGKMAKHDWIDEVKKENGMLDEKVLLGQVLVVPVEKDSQYIAQLNESSDMQLIKVARGNNDKN
- the lexA gene encoding transcriptional repressor LexA, which gives rise to MTQKISKRQQAILTFIKEEVRAKGYPPSVREIGEAVGLASSSTVHGHLARLESKGLIRRDPTKPRAIEILDQEEMNVAKQGVIHVPLIGKVTAGLPISAIEDIQEYFPLPDAYGSPEEELFMLEIMGESMIEAGILNGDYVIVKKTSTANNGEIVVAMTEDDEATVKRFYKEKTHFRLQPENSSMEPIIVNQVSILGKVVGLYRNIH
- a CDS encoding gamma-glutamyl-gamma-aminobutyrate hydrolase family protein, which codes for MKPIIGLTMYDFDKKLDINNGYLTSIEQAGGIPICIPNATEENVEALLNLIDGLVLIGGADIDPLLFDEEPHRLIGSVVRKRDDSDLLLMNEAYKRQMPVLGICRGQQIMNVAFGGTIIQDIPSQVENTILHKQPSKRGELAHTVEVMTPKFKEIFKEDLFRVNTFHHQSVGKLGEGLIVSAVAKDGIIEGIEHEAHPYCVAVQWHPEELATNGDIYAQRLFNSFVEACNK